One stretch of Anguilla anguilla isolate fAngAng1 chromosome 5, fAngAng1.pri, whole genome shotgun sequence DNA includes these proteins:
- the LOC118226696 gene encoding iroquois-class homeodomain protein IRX-5-like isoform X1 produces MAYPQGYLYQPSASLALYSCPAYSTSVISGPRTEELGRSSSGSAFAPYAGSTAFTSPSPGYNSHLQYGADSAAAATFTSYVGAPYDHATGMAGSIGYHPYAAPLGSYPYGDPTYRKNATRDATATLKAWLNEHRKNPYPTKGEKIMLAIITKMTLTQVSTWFANARRRLKKENKMTWTPRNRSEDEEEDENIDLEKNDEDETHKPADKGDSTDTESAEHKLNAEDITCDRFKEENLVKDIDPLLTDSDLKEQEDRTDLLPESPKPTTSSPENLPRGSELIAQKSTEMVHASNTMNGINCGSNVTSVIHSPPSAPKPKLWSLAEIATSSDRCKGSSDVPQAPGTGQSTIITANASSPPRSPTQCPFPNSTVLSRPIYYTSHFYPGYTNYGTFGHLHSNHGSNTGSAAHFNGLNQTVLNRAEALVRESKLRSQTVDHCKDSSYELKKGLDKITETLHGKGL; encoded by the exons ATGGCGTATCCTCAGGGCTACTTGTATCAGCCGTCAGCTTCCTTGGCACTGTATTCTTGTCCGGCGTACAGTACGAGTGTGATTTCGGGACCTAGGACCGAGGAACTCGGAAGATCTTCTTCGGGGTCTGCGTTTGCTCCTTATGCCGGATCTACAGCATTCACCAGTCCCTCACCTGGCTACAACTCTCATCTCCAATACGGTGCAGACTCGGCAGCAGCTGCAACATTCACTTCTTACGTG ggAGCGCCATATGATCACGCGACAGGCATGGCCGGTTCTATAGGATATCACCCCTACGCGGCTCCCCTGGGTTCATATCCCTATGGGGACCCTACATACAGAAAAAACGCAACCAGGGACGCCACTGCCACTCTCAAGGCCTGGCTTAATGAGCACAGGAAAAATCCGTACCCCACAAAGGGTGAGAAAATCATGCTGGCCATAATAACCAAAATGACCCTCACTCAAGTGTCCACCTGGTTCGCCAACGCGAGGAGAAGGCTTAAGAAGGAGAACAAGATGACCTGGACCCCAAGGAACAGAagcgaggatgaggaggaggatgaaaaTATTGATCTAGAGAAAAATGACGAAGACGAGACGCACAAGCCTGCAGACAAGGGGGACTCAACAGACACCGAGTCAG CAGAACATAAACTGAACGCGGAGGATATTACCTGCGACAGATTTAAAGAAGAGAATCTCGTCAAAGACATAGACCCCCTTTTGACGGACTCGGATTTAAAAGAGCAAGAGGACCGGACAGATTTATTACCCGAATCTCCCAAACCTACCACCTCTTCTCCTGAAAACTTGCCTCGAGGATCTGAGCTTATTGCGCAGAAGTCTACAGAAATGGTTCACGCATCGAACACGATGAACGGCATCAACTGCGGCAGCAACGTGACGTCTGTAATTCATTCACCCCCCTCTGCTCCCAAACCCAAACTCTGGTCTCTCGCTGAGATTGCAACGTCTTCTGACAGGTGCAAAGGAAGCAGCGATGTGCCGCAGGCCCCAGGAACGGGTCAAAGTACCATAATCACGGCCAACGCATCGTCACCACCTCGTTCACCTACACAATGCCCTTTTCCAAACAGCACAGTTCTTTCCAGGCCTATTTACTACACATCCCATTTTTACCCAGGTTACACGAACTATGGCACGTTCGGACATCTTCACAGCAACCACGGATCCAACACGGGCTCCGCCGCACACTTCAATGGATTAAACCAGACTGTATTAAATAGAGCAGAGGCTCTTGTAAGAGAAAGCAAATTGAGAAGTCAAACAGTAGATCATTGTAAAGACTCCTCTTATGAACTAAAGAAAG
- the LOC118226696 gene encoding iroquois-class homeodomain protein IRX-5-like isoform X3 — protein MAYPQGYLYQPSASLALYSCPAYSTSVISGPRTEELGRSSSGSAFAPYAGSTAFTSPSPGYNSHLQYGADSAAAATFTSYVGAPYDHATGMAGSIGYHPYAAPLGSYPYGDPTYRKNATRDATATLKAWLNEHRKNPYPTKGEKIMLAIITKMTLTQVSTWFANARRRLKKENKMTWTPRNRSEDEEEDENIDLEKNDEDETHKPADKGDSTDTESEHKLNAEDITCDRFKEENLVKDIDPLLTDSDLKEQEDRTDLLPESPKPTTSSPENLPRGSELIAQKSTEMVHASNTMNGINCGSNVTSVIHSPPSAPKPKLWSLAEIATSSDRCKGSSDVPQAPGTGQSTIITANASSPPRSPTQCPFPNSTVLSRPIYYTSHFYPGYTNYGTFGHLHSNHGSNTGSAAHFNGLNQTVLNRAEALVRESKLRSQTVDHCKDSSYELKKGMSNI, from the exons ATGGCGTATCCTCAGGGCTACTTGTATCAGCCGTCAGCTTCCTTGGCACTGTATTCTTGTCCGGCGTACAGTACGAGTGTGATTTCGGGACCTAGGACCGAGGAACTCGGAAGATCTTCTTCGGGGTCTGCGTTTGCTCCTTATGCCGGATCTACAGCATTCACCAGTCCCTCACCTGGCTACAACTCTCATCTCCAATACGGTGCAGACTCGGCAGCAGCTGCAACATTCACTTCTTACGTG ggAGCGCCATATGATCACGCGACAGGCATGGCCGGTTCTATAGGATATCACCCCTACGCGGCTCCCCTGGGTTCATATCCCTATGGGGACCCTACATACAGAAAAAACGCAACCAGGGACGCCACTGCCACTCTCAAGGCCTGGCTTAATGAGCACAGGAAAAATCCGTACCCCACAAAGGGTGAGAAAATCATGCTGGCCATAATAACCAAAATGACCCTCACTCAAGTGTCCACCTGGTTCGCCAACGCGAGGAGAAGGCTTAAGAAGGAGAACAAGATGACCTGGACCCCAAGGAACAGAagcgaggatgaggaggaggatgaaaaTATTGATCTAGAGAAAAATGACGAAGACGAGACGCACAAGCCTGCAGACAAGGGGGACTCAACAGACACCGAGTCAG AACATAAACTGAACGCGGAGGATATTACCTGCGACAGATTTAAAGAAGAGAATCTCGTCAAAGACATAGACCCCCTTTTGACGGACTCGGATTTAAAAGAGCAAGAGGACCGGACAGATTTATTACCCGAATCTCCCAAACCTACCACCTCTTCTCCTGAAAACTTGCCTCGAGGATCTGAGCTTATTGCGCAGAAGTCTACAGAAATGGTTCACGCATCGAACACGATGAACGGCATCAACTGCGGCAGCAACGTGACGTCTGTAATTCATTCACCCCCCTCTGCTCCCAAACCCAAACTCTGGTCTCTCGCTGAGATTGCAACGTCTTCTGACAGGTGCAAAGGAAGCAGCGATGTGCCGCAGGCCCCAGGAACGGGTCAAAGTACCATAATCACGGCCAACGCATCGTCACCACCTCGTTCACCTACACAATGCCCTTTTCCAAACAGCACAGTTCTTTCCAGGCCTATTTACTACACATCCCATTTTTACCCAGGTTACACGAACTATGGCACGTTCGGACATCTTCACAGCAACCACGGATCCAACACGGGCTCCGCCGCACACTTCAATGGATTAAACCAGACTGTATTAAATAGAGCAGAGGCTCTTGTAAGAGAAAGCAAATTGAGAAGTCAAACAGTAGATCATTGTAAAGACTCCTCTTATGAACTAAAGAAAGGTATGTCAAACATTTAA
- the LOC118226696 gene encoding iroquois-class homeodomain protein IRX-5-like isoform X2 — translation MAYPQGYLYQPSASLALYSCPAYSTSVISGPRTEELGRSSSGSAFAPYAGSTAFTSPSPGYNSHLQYGADSAAAATFTSYVGAPYDHATGMAGSIGYHPYAAPLGSYPYGDPTYRKNATRDATATLKAWLNEHRKNPYPTKGEKIMLAIITKMTLTQVSTWFANARRRLKKENKMTWTPRNRSEDEEEDENIDLEKNDEDETHKPADKGDSTDTESEHKLNAEDITCDRFKEENLVKDIDPLLTDSDLKEQEDRTDLLPESPKPTTSSPENLPRGSELIAQKSTEMVHASNTMNGINCGSNVTSVIHSPPSAPKPKLWSLAEIATSSDRCKGSSDVPQAPGTGQSTIITANASSPPRSPTQCPFPNSTVLSRPIYYTSHFYPGYTNYGTFGHLHSNHGSNTGSAAHFNGLNQTVLNRAEALVRESKLRSQTVDHCKDSSYELKKGLDKITETLHGKGL, via the exons ATGGCGTATCCTCAGGGCTACTTGTATCAGCCGTCAGCTTCCTTGGCACTGTATTCTTGTCCGGCGTACAGTACGAGTGTGATTTCGGGACCTAGGACCGAGGAACTCGGAAGATCTTCTTCGGGGTCTGCGTTTGCTCCTTATGCCGGATCTACAGCATTCACCAGTCCCTCACCTGGCTACAACTCTCATCTCCAATACGGTGCAGACTCGGCAGCAGCTGCAACATTCACTTCTTACGTG ggAGCGCCATATGATCACGCGACAGGCATGGCCGGTTCTATAGGATATCACCCCTACGCGGCTCCCCTGGGTTCATATCCCTATGGGGACCCTACATACAGAAAAAACGCAACCAGGGACGCCACTGCCACTCTCAAGGCCTGGCTTAATGAGCACAGGAAAAATCCGTACCCCACAAAGGGTGAGAAAATCATGCTGGCCATAATAACCAAAATGACCCTCACTCAAGTGTCCACCTGGTTCGCCAACGCGAGGAGAAGGCTTAAGAAGGAGAACAAGATGACCTGGACCCCAAGGAACAGAagcgaggatgaggaggaggatgaaaaTATTGATCTAGAGAAAAATGACGAAGACGAGACGCACAAGCCTGCAGACAAGGGGGACTCAACAGACACCGAGTCAG AACATAAACTGAACGCGGAGGATATTACCTGCGACAGATTTAAAGAAGAGAATCTCGTCAAAGACATAGACCCCCTTTTGACGGACTCGGATTTAAAAGAGCAAGAGGACCGGACAGATTTATTACCCGAATCTCCCAAACCTACCACCTCTTCTCCTGAAAACTTGCCTCGAGGATCTGAGCTTATTGCGCAGAAGTCTACAGAAATGGTTCACGCATCGAACACGATGAACGGCATCAACTGCGGCAGCAACGTGACGTCTGTAATTCATTCACCCCCCTCTGCTCCCAAACCCAAACTCTGGTCTCTCGCTGAGATTGCAACGTCTTCTGACAGGTGCAAAGGAAGCAGCGATGTGCCGCAGGCCCCAGGAACGGGTCAAAGTACCATAATCACGGCCAACGCATCGTCACCACCTCGTTCACCTACACAATGCCCTTTTCCAAACAGCACAGTTCTTTCCAGGCCTATTTACTACACATCCCATTTTTACCCAGGTTACACGAACTATGGCACGTTCGGACATCTTCACAGCAACCACGGATCCAACACGGGCTCCGCCGCACACTTCAATGGATTAAACCAGACTGTATTAAATAGAGCAGAGGCTCTTGTAAGAGAAAGCAAATTGAGAAGTCAAACAGTAGATCATTGTAAAGACTCCTCTTATGAACTAAAGAAAG